Proteins encoded in a region of the Saccharothrix ecbatanensis genome:
- a CDS encoding acyl-CoA reductase: MTVAHDDPHVARLFDRMAQLVAEGVGDPRDVQGELVELAMANSPDVARYWKQVGVGVGVPDTAYKDGGPHLFPDAPAVRVFRTSGTTGSVRGTVRYSALGLELKRLAIEAQARRHLRPDDGVRPVVLAFAPSEEAAPEMAIAFDMARIVRSCGDPDLSTAVVGANGVDFDLLARRLDTAVAEGLPVVLVGATFAFVNICDALEAQGQSWRLPPGSRMYDGGGFKGRSRIMRVDDLRSAVRRVFGIDRHGNIFGMTELANQLYDASDTPVGPLGERPKGAHPAGGPRVRDPHTREYLTEGTGLLEITDLSLLDRPHVLLTGDLGITGPEGVAIAGRVAGGTSRGCSLTLDDMTGGAA, from the coding sequence ATGACCGTTGCCCACGACGATCCCCACGTCGCGCGGCTCTTCGATCGCATGGCACAGCTGGTCGCCGAGGGAGTCGGCGATCCGCGCGACGTCCAGGGCGAGCTGGTCGAGCTGGCCATGGCGAACTCGCCGGACGTCGCCCGGTACTGGAAGCAGGTCGGCGTGGGTGTCGGCGTGCCGGACACCGCCTACAAGGACGGCGGACCACACCTGTTCCCGGACGCGCCGGCGGTGCGGGTGTTCCGGACCAGCGGGACGACCGGGAGCGTCCGCGGCACCGTCCGGTACTCGGCGCTCGGGCTGGAGCTGAAGCGGCTGGCGATCGAGGCGCAGGCCCGACGGCACTTGCGGCCGGACGACGGGGTGCGCCCGGTCGTCCTCGCGTTCGCGCCGTCCGAGGAGGCCGCGCCGGAGATGGCGATCGCGTTCGACATGGCGCGGATCGTCCGGTCGTGCGGCGACCCGGATCTCAGCACGGCCGTGGTCGGCGCGAACGGCGTGGACTTCGACCTGCTGGCGCGGCGCCTGGACACCGCTGTCGCGGAAGGACTGCCGGTGGTCCTCGTCGGCGCGACGTTCGCGTTCGTCAACATCTGCGACGCGCTGGAGGCCCAGGGCCAGAGCTGGCGGTTGCCGCCCGGCTCGCGGATGTACGACGGCGGCGGGTTCAAGGGCCGCTCGCGGATCATGCGGGTGGACGACCTGCGCTCCGCCGTGCGCCGGGTCTTCGGCATCGACCGCCACGGCAACATCTTCGGCATGACCGAGCTGGCCAACCAGCTCTACGACGCCTCGGACACGCCGGTCGGCCCGCTCGGCGAACGGCCCAAGGGCGCTCATCCGGCAGGTGGTCCACGGGTCCGTGACCCGCACACCCGTGAGTACCTGACCGAGGGCACGGGCCTGCTGGAGATCACCGACCTGTCCCTGCTCGACCGGCCGCACGTGCTGCTCACCGGCGACCTCGGCATCACCGGACCGGAGGGCGTCGCGATCGCGGGCCGCGTCGCGGGCGGCACCAGCCGCGGCTGCTCGCTCACCCTCGACGACATGACCGGAGGAGCCGCATGA
- a CDS encoding acyl-CoA reductase: MSVSWMPQWAPADGVPFTLSSGPHEWRGVRPVDWAAIGAGLATAHDGLRRLPVRRIVDAIDAAVDLWSKRDFAARRDTVRDAALVTGMSEETIDRALDGELGNLRAEPLLAALTRELGDPDVLDGFKGGTTAVGPRTVLAVFSGNVPGLPARSLVRALLVKATVIAKVPAREPHFTAAFLRTLHDVEPVLADAVVATYWDRDDEETLEAALGQADAVIAYGGDQACAAIRAKVAPHQLYEEHGHKLSFGIVDAGYVDRHGPAEVARQIAADCSDLDQHACLSPQVYLVHEQHARPVAQHLAEAMRREAQDSPPGTIDTQDAAMLQHRRLVAEWRAAGSDHSEVWAPDSLEWTVVLDDTLMPLSGAGNRVARIVSVPDVAAAVDVMRPYAEHLQNVGLGMVGEEFRRTARELATLGASRVCAPGAMTKASMVWRHDGQPRIAALVRWCDIELHPELETS; this comes from the coding sequence ATGAGCGTGTCGTGGATGCCGCAGTGGGCGCCGGCGGACGGTGTGCCGTTCACCCTCAGCTCGGGTCCGCACGAGTGGCGTGGCGTCCGACCCGTCGACTGGGCCGCGATCGGAGCCGGGCTGGCGACCGCGCACGACGGACTGCGGCGGCTGCCCGTGCGTCGGATCGTGGACGCCATCGACGCGGCCGTCGACCTTTGGAGCAAGCGGGACTTCGCCGCACGCCGTGACACGGTGCGGGACGCGGCGCTGGTCACCGGCATGTCGGAGGAGACGATCGACCGCGCGCTGGACGGCGAGCTGGGCAACCTGCGTGCCGAGCCGCTGCTCGCCGCGCTGACCCGGGAACTGGGCGATCCCGATGTGCTGGACGGCTTCAAGGGCGGAACCACGGCGGTCGGGCCGCGGACCGTGCTGGCCGTGTTCTCCGGCAACGTCCCCGGCCTGCCCGCGCGGTCGCTGGTGCGGGCGCTGCTGGTCAAGGCGACCGTGATCGCGAAGGTCCCGGCCAGGGAACCGCACTTCACCGCCGCGTTCCTGCGCACGCTGCACGACGTGGAGCCGGTGCTGGCCGACGCGGTCGTGGCCACCTACTGGGACCGTGACGACGAGGAGACGCTGGAGGCCGCGCTCGGCCAGGCGGACGCGGTGATCGCCTACGGCGGCGACCAGGCGTGCGCGGCGATCCGGGCCAAGGTCGCGCCGCACCAGCTCTACGAAGAGCACGGGCACAAGCTGTCGTTCGGCATCGTCGACGCCGGGTACGTGGACCGGCACGGTCCGGCGGAAGTGGCGCGACAGATCGCCGCGGATTGCAGCGACCTCGACCAGCACGCGTGCCTGTCGCCGCAGGTGTACCTGGTGCACGAGCAGCACGCCCGCCCGGTCGCCCAGCACCTGGCCGAGGCGATGCGGCGCGAGGCCCAGGACAGCCCGCCGGGGACGATCGACACGCAGGACGCCGCCATGCTGCAACACCGCAGGCTCGTCGCCGAGTGGCGGGCGGCCGGTTCGGACCACAGCGAGGTGTGGGCGCCGGACAGTCTGGAGTGGACGGTCGTGCTGGACGACACGCTGATGCCGCTCAGCGGCGCGGGCAACCGGGTCGCGCGGATCGTCTCCGTGCCCGACGTCGCCGCGGCGGTCGACGTGATGCGCCCGTACGCCGAACACCTCCAGAACGTCGGGCTCGGGATGGTCGGCGAGGAGTTCCGGCGCACCGCCCGCGAACTGGCGACCCTCGGCGCGAGCCGGGTGTGCGCGCCCGGCGCGATGACGAAGGCGTCGATGGTCTGGCGGCACGACGGGCAGCCGCGCATCGCCGCACTTGTGCGCTGGTGCGATATCGAGCTTCACCCGGAGCTCGAAACCTCCTAG
- a CDS encoding methyltransferase, with the protein MSVTVTGARGALGERDFRRVAESVSFIQDTSTAEALAAVLGGDAPAAALPHLEFLHAAVLVAVERVPDAVSVLADLGVEAREPVPSVVVRDRLRRRTGQDLDVRIVRGKVAGGPRELELFVVAGGSALSDEDREAESHLAFRVTNGDDVLVRGLCGTLLDAGLVVDGGGYNDHENMTVLYFRGVAPAARMELKLPGRHPDLLARHVGPPDRSRREMLDLMTGAWRTSAVAVVAELGVADLLADGPLGTADLAERTGTREDNLRRLLAYLAALGVFDRDGDEWSLTDVGAMLRSDAAGSQRDLARIYGGLFYRSFGALEHTVRTGGSAFSHVYGVPPFEHFARHPADARLFEGAMAAGTAFLELVPGVLDLPATGTVVDVAGGDGRLLGLVLDSVPGLRGVLFDRPHVAGAAADVLAGYGERAEVVAGDFFDDPVPPGGDVYLLSRILHDWDDERCSVILRNVRAAMAEGATLALVERPIRDGRPAVLPLAFSVHMMANTTQGRERTTDEFRELLSANGFTLEDVRELPLDMAVLVARATV; encoded by the coding sequence ATGTCCGTGACGGTTACCGGCGCGCGCGGCGCGTTGGGGGAGAGAGACTTCCGCCGAGTGGCGGAATCCGTGAGTTTCATCCAGGACACGAGCACCGCGGAGGCGTTGGCCGCCGTGCTGGGCGGTGACGCGCCTGCTGCGGCCTTACCCCACTTGGAATTCCTGCACGCCGCCGTCTTAGTGGCGGTGGAACGGGTGCCGGACGCGGTCAGTGTGCTGGCCGATCTCGGTGTGGAGGCGAGGGAACCGGTCCCGAGCGTCGTGGTGCGCGACCGGCTCCGGCGCAGGACCGGGCAGGACCTCGACGTGCGGATCGTGCGCGGCAAGGTCGCCGGCGGCCCGCGTGAGCTGGAATTGTTCGTCGTGGCCGGTGGATCCGCGTTGTCCGACGAGGACCGCGAGGCCGAGTCGCACCTGGCGTTCCGCGTCACGAACGGCGACGACGTGCTGGTGCGGGGGCTGTGCGGGACGTTGCTCGACGCGGGCCTCGTCGTGGACGGCGGCGGCTACAACGACCACGAGAACATGACGGTGCTGTACTTCCGCGGCGTCGCGCCGGCGGCCCGGATGGAGCTGAAGCTGCCCGGCCGCCACCCGGACCTGCTGGCCCGTCACGTCGGGCCGCCGGACCGGTCCCGCCGCGAGATGCTCGACCTGATGACCGGCGCGTGGCGCACCAGCGCCGTCGCGGTGGTGGCCGAGTTGGGTGTGGCCGACCTGCTGGCCGACGGCCCGCTCGGCACCGCAGACCTGGCCGAGCGCACCGGCACGCGGGAGGACAACCTCCGCCGCCTGCTGGCGTACCTGGCCGCGCTCGGCGTGTTCGACCGGGACGGCGACGAGTGGTCGTTGACCGACGTCGGCGCGATGCTGCGGAGCGACGCGGCCGGGTCGCAGCGGGACCTGGCCCGCATCTACGGCGGCCTGTTCTACCGGTCGTTCGGCGCGCTGGAGCACACCGTGCGCACCGGCGGGAGCGCGTTCAGCCACGTGTACGGCGTGCCGCCGTTCGAGCACTTCGCCCGGCACCCGGCCGACGCGCGGCTGTTCGAGGGCGCGATGGCGGCGGGCACGGCGTTCCTGGAGCTGGTGCCCGGCGTGCTGGACCTGCCTGCCACCGGCACCGTGGTCGACGTGGCCGGCGGTGACGGTCGGCTGCTCGGCCTGGTGCTGGACTCCGTGCCGGGGCTGCGAGGTGTGCTGTTCGACCGGCCGCACGTGGCCGGTGCGGCGGCTGACGTGCTGGCGGGGTACGGGGAGCGGGCGGAGGTGGTCGCCGGCGACTTCTTCGACGACCCGGTGCCGCCCGGCGGCGACGTCTACCTGCTGTCGCGGATCCTGCACGACTGGGACGACGAGCGGTGCTCGGTGATCCTGCGCAACGTGCGTGCGGCGATGGCGGAGGGCGCGACGCTGGCGTTGGTCGAGCGGCCGATCCGGGACGGTCGGCCCGCGGTGCTGCCGCTGGCGTTCAGCGTCCACATGATGGCGAACACCACGCAGGGTCGTGAGCGAACGACCGACGAGTTCCGAGAGTTGTTGTCCGCCAACGGCTTCACGTTGGAGGACGTCCGCGAGCTGCCGCTGGACATGGCGGTGCTCGTCGCGCGCGCGACCGTGTGA